One Deinococcus roseus DNA window includes the following coding sequences:
- a CDS encoding Ig-like domain-containing protein, translated as MKKLPFFPGWFALCCTGILLNACAPSGPAPDKTPPSVTLNASSTAVTTAGPVKLTAVATDNVGVQKVEFYEGASKLGEDTTAPYELNLNFTKANNGEHTYTAKVFDTSSNTGNSGAVKVNVNIVDLDSTPPAVTVMASDTYVDALQNVTIKAEASDNVAVQKVEFYEGDVLLSSDATAPYTLSLDYTQTSNGKHTYTAKAIDTAGNFAQATVVVQVTISANAFLQLTAKAVILSPGATTLISSSLQDVDVVLEGPGTLKATETPGAFEYTAPTGVTSATATIKATFRKQPSITSTLQVFTTTNQGVVFRVNNVLVEQEDQTRVFARLLQLTPDSCVSPWKVASGKGSIDVYGIFTAPGDATGMVTLEYTCGTVKGYVSLEVVPDSGYRESMNVDWNRFVEDVLYWSEHPGYKVTLPITSTVGIKEVEIKVLETGKVFPFEYKGGVWSGEVNLKDQPSGELHLQGKITDDAGHQRIWKARLFHNPKPVLSHLSYDPTMRLSTSGPMHMVATCTDESGPCKLEVIAEDGKVLAAGVNALDAMVQVPGPLREHEVYSLLTVKATDLHGNIAAVDYEVQLTNPSYQMTHLFSGRVFDMDADRVLYEDYQHGKALVLLNTKTGQQIKVSFPEGAYLTDTDQADTGFDARLTDTGAVYRAVMPGSFAALYDIRFPDQPITGPVFYFQAVGQFVLWSSDAGVFRKNLTTGEVTQIEVNLESWYMTDDGRNLAANGVVTWMGTDGQLYQFDQSLNKLTQVANRMVLHQENNGTSVVFTLGTSYLRSTLENRNGQEQVLSPEVSNSLGSWEEAEYALNDQHLAYLDPDASNIKQVWLRGPDGIRRKITNATANTNVKILAVNENGEVLTQQNGFYSLKFVVLDREGKVLLTRDPPFSGTLLEERIKFFDGKWNFIFQNGIYQMN; from the coding sequence CGCCTGTGCCCCTTCAGGACCTGCACCTGACAAAACGCCACCCAGTGTCACATTGAACGCTTCCAGCACAGCCGTGACCACAGCAGGCCCTGTCAAGTTGACCGCAGTTGCCACCGACAATGTGGGCGTCCAAAAAGTCGAATTTTACGAAGGGGCCAGCAAGCTCGGGGAAGACACCACAGCCCCCTATGAGCTGAACCTCAATTTCACCAAAGCCAACAACGGAGAGCACACTTACACTGCCAAGGTCTTTGACACCTCCAGCAACACAGGCAACAGTGGTGCCGTCAAAGTGAACGTCAACATTGTGGATCTGGACAGCACCCCTCCTGCAGTCACGGTCATGGCCTCCGACACTTACGTTGATGCCCTGCAGAATGTGACCATCAAAGCAGAAGCCTCAGACAATGTGGCTGTGCAGAAGGTGGAATTTTATGAGGGTGATGTTCTGCTGTCCAGCGATGCCACTGCACCGTACACCCTGAGCCTGGATTACACACAGACCAGCAACGGCAAACACACCTACACGGCAAAAGCCATTGACACTGCAGGCAATTTTGCCCAGGCAACAGTGGTGGTGCAGGTGACGATTTCGGCAAATGCCTTCTTGCAGCTCACTGCAAAGGCGGTGATTTTATCTCCGGGAGCCACCACCCTGATTTCTTCATCCCTTCAGGATGTGGATGTTGTGCTGGAAGGTCCGGGCACCCTGAAAGCCACAGAAACCCCTGGAGCATTTGAATACACGGCTCCAACAGGTGTAACTTCGGCCACTGCCACCATCAAAGCCACTTTCCGCAAGCAACCTTCCATCACCTCCACCCTGCAGGTCTTCACCACCACCAATCAGGGGGTGGTGTTCAGGGTCAACAATGTGCTGGTGGAACAGGAAGACCAGACCCGTGTCTTTGCCAGGTTGTTGCAATTGACGCCTGACAGTTGTGTTTCACCCTGGAAGGTGGCCAGTGGCAAGGGCAGCATTGATGTTTATGGCATTTTTACTGCTCCCGGTGATGCCACAGGGATGGTGACGCTGGAATACACCTGTGGAACGGTCAAGGGGTATGTCTCACTGGAAGTCGTGCCAGATTCCGGATACCGGGAGTCCATGAACGTGGACTGGAACCGTTTTGTGGAAGACGTGCTGTACTGGTCGGAGCATCCCGGTTACAAAGTCACCCTGCCCATCACTTCCACTGTTGGCATCAAGGAAGTGGAAATCAAAGTGCTGGAAACAGGCAAGGTTTTCCCCTTTGAATACAAAGGAGGGGTGTGGTCTGGAGAGGTGAACCTGAAAGATCAGCCCTCTGGAGAACTGCACCTGCAGGGAAAAATCACCGATGATGCAGGGCACCAGCGCATCTGGAAAGCCCGGCTTTTTCACAACCCGAAACCTGTGCTGTCCCATCTGTCTTACGATCCCACCATGCGCCTGAGCACTTCCGGTCCCATGCACATGGTTGCAACCTGCACAGACGAATCTGGCCCCTGCAAGCTTGAAGTGATTGCAGAGGATGGAAAAGTGCTGGCTGCGGGGGTCAATGCGCTGGATGCCATGGTCCAGGTGCCTGGCCCGCTGCGTGAACATGAAGTGTACAGTTTGCTGACGGTGAAAGCCACAGACCTTCATGGCAACATTGCTGCTGTGGATTATGAAGTTCAGTTGACCAACCCCAGTTACCAGATGACCCACCTGTTCAGTGGCCGGGTGTTTGACATGGATGCAGATCGCGTGCTCTACGAAGATTACCAGCATGGGAAAGCTCTGGTCCTGCTGAACACCAAAACCGGCCAGCAAATCAAAGTTTCTTTCCCTGAAGGGGCTTACCTGACCGATACAGATCAGGCAGACACAGGCTTTGATGCCAGACTGACCGACACGGGAGCCGTGTACCGGGCGGTCATGCCTGGATCATTTGCAGCGCTGTATGACATCCGGTTTCCTGACCAGCCCATCACAGGCCCGGTGTTTTATTTTCAGGCTGTGGGCCAATTTGTGCTGTGGTCTTCCGATGCAGGGGTGTTTCGCAAGAACCTGACCACTGGAGAAGTCACACAGATCGAGGTCAATCTCGAAAGCTGGTACATGACCGATGATGGCCGCAATCTGGCCGCCAATGGGGTGGTTACCTGGATGGGCACAGATGGCCAGCTTTACCAGTTTGACCAGTCTTTGAACAAACTGACCCAGGTTGCCAACCGCATGGTGCTGCATCAGGAAAACAATGGAACATCCGTGGTTTTCACGCTGGGCACCTCCTACTTGCGCAGCACCCTTGAAAACCGCAATGGACAGGAGCAGGTGTTGAGTCCTGAAGTGTCCAACTCTCTGGGCAGCTGGGAAGAAGCGGAGTATGCCCTCAATGACCAGCATCTGGCATACCTGGACCCGGATGCTTCCAACATCAAGCAGGTGTGGCTGCGGGGGCCGGATGGGATCAGAAGAAAGATCACCAATGCAACAGCAAACACCAACGTTAAAATCCTGGCGGTCAATGAAAATGGAGAGGTTTTGACCCAGCAGAATGGTTTTTACAGCCTCAAGTTTGTGGTGCTGGACAGAGAAGGCAAAGTGCTGCTTACCCGGGATCCTCCCTTCTCTGGCACCCTGCTGGAAGAGCGCATCAAGTTCTTTGATGGCAAGTGGAATTTCATCTTCCAGAATGGCATCTACCAGATGAACTGA